In a single window of the Pelagibacterium sp. 26DY04 genome:
- a CDS encoding NUDIX domain-containing protein, which yields MSNWQRFKFGLMLRAVGIYKHLTLGARTAVLVDGKVLLVRHGYVSGWQLPGGGVDPGESAEEAARREVFEETGFAIDGPMTLQGLYHATIYTDRDHVAVFVARAAHESRPFVPNKEIAEIGWFAFDDLPPEMAPGAARRLSEIIEGRPPASKW from the coding sequence TTGTCGAACTGGCAACGATTCAAGTTCGGGCTCATGCTGCGGGCAGTCGGGATCTACAAGCACCTGACGCTGGGCGCGCGCACTGCGGTTCTGGTGGACGGCAAGGTCCTGTTGGTACGGCACGGCTACGTGTCCGGTTGGCAGCTCCCCGGCGGTGGCGTCGATCCCGGAGAGAGCGCCGAGGAGGCGGCGCGGCGGGAGGTGTTCGAGGAAACGGGCTTCGCGATCGACGGCCCCATGACGCTACAGGGCCTCTACCACGCCACCATCTATACCGATCGCGACCACGTCGCCGTCTTTGTCGCGCGCGCTGCGCACGAGTCCCGTCCGTTCGTGCCCAATAAGGAGATTGCCGAGATCGGCTGGTTCGCGTTCGACGACTTGCCGCCCGAGATGGCGCCGGGTGCTGCCCGGCGCCTGAGCGAGATCATCGAGGGACGGCCTCCCGCGAGCAAGTGGTAG
- a CDS encoding metallophosphoesterase, translating into MMTLAHISDIHLSPLPRPSLKDLASKRITGWLNWQLSRARMMRRDTLSALIAHLKSHQPDMTAVTGDLVNLALDEETARAANWLSALGKPETVCAIPGNHDAYVSGALPVALSAYGPYMSGETLDENPFPYVRRFGQVALVGLSSAVATLPFVAAGRLGREQIARCARILKLLGDAGYFRVVMIHHPPNHELARSRRLGLWDGPDFRTALKENGAELVLHGHTHLSSINSIPGADNEIPVIGVAAASSAPEGHDAPGRYNLFRIERVGKQWSCMMREYGYQRIGDEIALRLQMRIY; encoded by the coding sequence ATGATGACGCTCGCGCACATATCGGACATCCATCTTTCGCCCCTGCCACGCCCCAGCCTCAAGGATCTCGCCTCCAAGCGGATCACCGGCTGGCTCAATTGGCAACTCAGCCGCGCCCGCATGATGCGCCGGGATACGCTTTCCGCTCTCATTGCGCACCTCAAATCCCACCAGCCCGACATGACCGCCGTAACCGGCGATCTGGTCAATCTCGCGCTCGATGAGGAAACGGCACGGGCCGCCAACTGGCTTTCGGCATTGGGCAAGCCGGAGACCGTGTGCGCAATACCCGGAAATCACGACGCTTATGTCAGCGGAGCGCTCCCGGTCGCGCTTTCCGCCTACGGGCCCTACATGTCCGGTGAAACCCTGGACGAAAACCCCTTTCCCTATGTGCGGCGCTTCGGACAGGTCGCCCTTGTCGGCCTTTCAAGCGCCGTCGCGACCCTGCCCTTCGTTGCAGCCGGCAGGCTTGGCCGCGAACAGATCGCCCGCTGCGCGCGCATCCTCAAGCTCCTGGGTGATGCGGGTTATTTCCGCGTGGTGATGATCCACCATCCCCCCAACCACGAACTCGCCCGCTCGCGGCGTCTGGGGCTTTGGGATGGTCCTGATTTCCGTACCGCGCTCAAGGAAAACGGCGCCGAATTGGTCCTTCACGGCCATACGCACCTTTCCTCGATCAATTCGATCCCGGGTGCTGACAACGAGATCCCCGTGATCGGCGTCGCGGCGGCCTCATCGGCTCCCGAAGGTCACGACGCGCCCGGCCGCTATAACCTCTTCCGCATCGAGCGCGTGGGCAAGCAATGGTCTTGCATGATGCGCGAATACGGATATCAGAGAATAGGCGACGAGATCGCATTGCGGCTGCAAATGCGCATATACTGA
- the murD gene encoding UDP-N-acetylmuramoyl-L-alanine--D-glutamate ligase: protein MQIDGPVLLYGAGREARSTADFLRRTYPNLELFVTSDDGSAEIEGAAFISPEDAQKVSRFGTIVKSPGVSLYKPIFDAARAAGVPITSNLNLWGAHFRNGRTVVAISGTKGKSTTATLVHLMLKHSGVDVVLAGNVGIPPLDAAGTAQTVVLELSSYQTADIDFAPDIAAISNLHPEHVDWHGGLDRYYSDKLNLIAKGPRLVAIGPQAATVERVIKSIPAGTARVPALDVELSDAILMAAMNSRLKGAHNHDNARLAAAIALAAGASREGIFAGVEAFVPLPHRLEELMVGDILFVDDSISTTPEATKVALAAYKGKKIALIAGGHERQQDYTDLANLMGLTSVVMLCSLPVTGPRLAQAVRENAPIPVAECSTLDEAMQALASAGHVFDTVILSPGAPSYNQFKNFEERGDRFKALARQYFG, encoded by the coding sequence ATGCAAATTGACGGCCCCGTACTTCTCTACGGCGCTGGCCGCGAGGCCCGCTCCACGGCGGATTTTCTGCGCCGGACCTATCCGAACTTGGAACTGTTCGTGACCAGCGACGACGGATCGGCCGAAATCGAGGGGGCAGCCTTCATTTCGCCCGAGGATGCACAGAAGGTTTCCCGGTTCGGCACGATCGTCAAAAGCCCTGGCGTTTCGCTTTATAAACCCATCTTTGACGCGGCGCGCGCAGCCGGCGTTCCGATCACATCCAACCTCAATCTCTGGGGAGCTCATTTCCGCAATGGCCGCACCGTAGTTGCCATTTCGGGAACCAAGGGGAAATCGACCACCGCCACCCTCGTCCACCTGATGCTCAAGCATTCCGGGGTTGATGTGGTTCTGGCCGGCAATGTGGGAATTCCCCCGCTCGACGCAGCCGGAACAGCCCAGACTGTGGTTCTCGAACTCTCCTCCTACCAAACCGCCGATATCGACTTTGCCCCCGATATCGCAGCGATTTCCAACCTCCATCCCGAGCATGTCGACTGGCATGGCGGGCTCGACAGATACTATAGCGACAAGCTCAATCTGATCGCCAAGGGCCCGCGCCTAGTTGCCATCGGACCGCAGGCTGCGACGGTCGAACGCGTCATCAAGTCCATTCCTGCCGGAACAGCCCGCGTCCCGGCCCTCGACGTCGAATTGAGCGATGCCATCCTCATGGCCGCGATGAATTCGCGTCTCAAGGGTGCCCACAACCACGACAATGCTCGCCTGGCTGCTGCCATCGCGCTGGCTGCCGGTGCATCGCGTGAGGGTATTTTCGCTGGCGTCGAAGCTTTCGTGCCGCTCCCGCATCGGCTTGAGGAGTTGATGGTGGGCGATATCCTTTTCGTCGATGACTCGATTTCCACCACCCCCGAGGCCACAAAAGTGGCGCTCGCGGCCTATAAGGGCAAAAAGATCGCGCTGATCGCCGGAGGCCATGAACGCCAGCAGGACTATACCGATCTCGCCAATCTCATGGGTCTAACAAGCGTTGTCATGCTGTGTTCCCTGCCCGTAACGGGACCGCGCCTCGCCCAGGCCGTTCGTGAAAATGCACCCATTCCGGTTGCGGAATGCTCGACGCTCGATGAGGCCATGCAGGCCCTGGCGTCTGCCGGCCATGTTTTCGATACCGTCATACTCTCGCCGGGCGCGCCGAGCTATAACCAGTTCAAGAACTTCGAAGAGCGCGGGGACAGGTTCAAGGCCCTCGCACGGCAATATTTCGGTTAA
- a CDS encoding multidrug efflux SMR transporter, with amino-acid sequence MTYLYLLCAIVAEVVATSALRATNGFTNLLPSIIVVVGYAAAFYFLSLTLRTLPVGIAYAIWSGLGIVLISIVGWVVYKQALDLPAMVGMGLIIAGVIVINAFSRAGH; translated from the coding sequence ATGACTTACCTCTATCTTCTCTGCGCCATTGTCGCAGAGGTCGTTGCCACGTCCGCACTTCGGGCCACGAACGGCTTTACCAACCTTCTGCCCTCGATAATCGTTGTCGTAGGTTATGCGGCGGCATTTTATTTCCTGTCATTGACGCTGCGCACGCTACCGGTGGGCATCGCCTATGCCATCTGGTCGGGCCTCGGCATTGTGCTGATCTCGATCGTGGGTTGGGTCGTCTACAAGCAGGCTCTGGATCTCCCCGCGATGGTCGGCATGGGACTGATCATCGCGGGCGTCATCGTGATCAACGCCTTTTCGCGCGCCGGACACTAG
- the mce gene encoding methylmalonyl-CoA epimerase has protein sequence MIGRVNHIAIAVPDLERSAARYRDLLGARVSEPQSLPEHGVRVVFIDTGNTKVELLEPLGEASPIADFIERHPDGGMHHICYEVGDLAAAVRVLTESGARVLGDGRPKRGAHGLPVVFLHPKDFDGTLIELEEIKPEFAPA, from the coding sequence ATGATCGGGCGCGTAAATCACATCGCCATAGCGGTGCCAGACCTGGAGCGGTCCGCAGCGCGCTATCGCGATCTGCTCGGCGCCAGGGTTTCCGAGCCACAAAGCCTGCCGGAGCATGGGGTGCGGGTGGTCTTCATCGATACGGGCAACACAAAGGTCGAATTGCTTGAGCCGCTGGGCGAAGCTTCGCCGATTGCCGACTTTATTGAGCGGCACCCGGACGGGGGCATGCATCACATCTGCTACGAGGTTGGTGATCTGGCGGCGGCCGTGCGTGTTCTCACCGAGAGCGGTGCACGTGTCCTGGGGGATGGGCGCCCGAAGCGGGGCGCCCATGGCTTGCCGGTCGTATTCCTGCATCCCAAGGATTTCGATGGCACGTTGATCGAGCTCGAAGAGATCAAGCCCGAATTCGCGCCGGCGTGA
- the scpA gene encoding methylmalonyl-CoA mutase has translation MSKGARDVWSHIASGELRDVPLDTLNRDYGGLSVEPVYFGQDEAIPGAEPFTRGIRATMYTNRPWTIRQYAGFSTAEESNRFYRQALEQGQKGLSVAFDLATHRGYDSDHPRVAGDVGKAGVAIDSVEDMKILFDGIPLDQMSVSMTMNGAVIPVLAMFIVAAEEQGVPPEKLSGTIQNDILKEFMVRNTYIYPPEPSMRIVGDIISYTADHMPKFNSISISGYHMHEAGATAIQELAYTMADGMEYVRAAQARGLDIDKFAGRLSFFFGIGMNFFVEVAKLRAARTLWSRIMTELGAKDVRSKMLRTHCQTSGVSLTEQDPYNNIVRTAYEALAAVLGGTQSLHTNSFDEAIALPSETSSRIARNTQLILQHETKVTDVVDPLGGSYYVEALTEQLVEKAGALIAEIEAQGGMTRAVQSGEPKLAIEKAATIRQAAVDRGEEVIVGVNRYRLETEIPIPTLEIDNARVRAAQIQRLNDVRRNRNDARCRSALDGLREYAAKDEGNLLAAAIEAVRARATLGEISEAMAEVFGRYEADTRVLSGVYSDQYRGDPQFSEAKERIAAFSDRHGRPPAIFIAKMGQDGHDRGAKVIATAFTDIGFCVHMGSLFETPSEVAANTEALGADAVGVSSLAAGHKTLVPELIIALRERNLAEVPVFVGGVIPTGDYDFLFKAGVAEIFGPGTNVLDAAFAVLDRIEGKLSNR, from the coding sequence ATGAGCAAGGGCGCGCGCGATGTCTGGTCTCATATCGCCAGCGGAGAACTGCGCGATGTCCCGCTCGATACCTTGAACCGCGACTATGGCGGCCTGTCCGTTGAGCCCGTTTATTTTGGGCAGGATGAGGCCATCCCCGGCGCCGAGCCATTTACCCGCGGGATCAGGGCGACGATGTATACCAACAGGCCCTGGACCATCCGGCAATATGCTGGGTTTTCGACGGCCGAAGAGAGCAACAGGTTCTATCGTCAGGCGCTCGAGCAGGGACAGAAGGGGCTTTCGGTTGCCTTCGATCTTGCCACTCATCGGGGATATGATTCCGATCATCCGCGGGTCGCGGGCGACGTTGGCAAGGCAGGGGTCGCCATCGATTCCGTCGAGGATATGAAAATCCTCTTTGACGGCATTCCACTCGACCAGATGAGCGTATCGATGACCATGAACGGGGCCGTGATCCCGGTTCTGGCCATGTTCATCGTGGCGGCGGAAGAGCAGGGCGTGCCGCCCGAGAAGCTCTCGGGGACCATCCAGAACGACATTCTCAAGGAGTTCATGGTCCGAAACACCTATATCTATCCGCCCGAACCATCCATGCGGATCGTTGGAGACATCATCTCCTACACCGCCGACCACATGCCGAAGTTCAATTCCATTTCGATCTCGGGCTATCACATGCACGAGGCCGGGGCGACGGCGATACAGGAGTTGGCCTATACCATGGCCGATGGAATGGAATATGTGCGCGCTGCGCAAGCGCGCGGGCTCGATATCGACAAGTTCGCCGGCCGGCTGAGCTTCTTTTTCGGCATCGGGATGAATTTCTTCGTCGAAGTGGCCAAGCTGCGGGCAGCGCGTACGCTGTGGTCCAGGATCATGACCGAACTGGGGGCGAAGGATGTCCGCTCCAAGATGCTGCGGACGCACTGCCAGACATCAGGCGTGTCGCTGACAGAGCAGGACCCCTACAACAATATCGTGCGCACCGCCTATGAGGCACTGGCGGCGGTGCTTGGAGGCACACAGAGCCTGCACACCAATTCGTTCGATGAGGCCATCGCGCTGCCGAGCGAAACCTCATCGCGGATCGCCCGCAATACGCAATTGATCCTCCAGCATGAAACCAAGGTCACCGACGTGGTCGATCCGCTGGGGGGCTCCTACTACGTCGAAGCGCTAACCGAGCAACTCGTCGAGAAGGCCGGTGCCCTGATTGCCGAGATCGAGGCGCAGGGCGGGATGACCCGCGCGGTGCAATCAGGCGAACCCAAGCTGGCCATCGAAAAGGCCGCAACTATCCGGCAGGCTGCGGTCGATCGGGGTGAAGAGGTGATCGTGGGCGTCAACCGGTATCGTCTGGAGACCGAGATACCCATACCGACGCTCGAAATTGACAATGCCCGGGTGCGAGCTGCTCAGATCCAGCGGCTGAACGATGTTCGCCGCAATCGGAATGATGCCCGGTGCAGGTCGGCGCTGGATGGCTTGCGCGAATATGCGGCCAAGGACGAGGGAAACCTTTTGGCCGCGGCCATCGAAGCCGTTCGGGCGCGGGCCACGCTGGGCGAGATTTCAGAGGCCATGGCAGAGGTGTTCGGCCGCTACGAGGCTGATACCCGTGTGCTTTCCGGCGTCTACAGCGATCAATACCGAGGCGATCCGCAGTTCAGCGAGGCGAAAGAAAGGATCGCCGCGTTTTCGGACCGGCATGGACGACCGCCTGCGATCTTCATCGCCAAGATGGGGCAGGATGGGCACGATCGCGGGGCCAAGGTGATCGCGACCGCATTCACGGACATAGGCTTTTGCGTGCATATGGGGAGCCTGTTCGAAACGCCCTCGGAGGTTGCTGCGAACACCGAAGCGCTTGGAGCCGACGCGGTGGGGGTCTCATCGCTCGCGGCGGGGCACAAAACGCTGGTGCCGGAATTGATCATCGCGCTTCGGGAGCGCAACCTCGCTGAGGTGCCGGTCTTTGTCGGTGGAGTCATCCCGACAGGCGATTACGATTTCCTTTTTAAGGCAGGCGTGGCCGAGATTTTCGGGCCCGGAACCAACGTGCTCGATGCGGCCTTTGCTGTGCTCGACCGGATCGAGGGAAAGTTATCCAACCGATGA
- a CDS encoding acetyl/propionyl/methylcrotonyl-CoA carboxylase subunit alpha, whose translation MFSKILIANRGEIACRIIKTARRMGVQTVAIYSDADRDALHVKMADEAVHVGAAPAGASYLNIDRIIAACKQTGAVAVHPGYGFLSENPEFAERLRQEGIYFIGPPVKAIEAMGDKITSKKIAAKAGVSTVPGHMGLIENAKEAAAIAGKIGYPVMIKASAGGGGKGMRIVKSEAEVAEGFERAKSEAASSFGDDRVFIEKYIEQPRHIEIQVLADALGNCIHLGERECSIQRRNQKVIEEAPSPFLDAPTRAKMGEQAVALAKAVNYVSAGTVEFIVDKDRNFYFLEMNTRLQVEHPVTELITGLDLVEEMLRIADGQKLRWTQEQIRFNGWAVEARIYAEDPYRNFLPSTGRLKRYRPPTEEASAQLVVRNDTGVEEGGEISPYYDPMIAKLVTWAPSRTEAIDGLAVALDQSEIEGVGNNIPFLAAVTQQDRFRKGRLSTSYIAEEFPAGFSGVELDHDTLQTLAALACRAAFQLETRGFIEPTPLTREHVIAERSVIIGDRRWDFSIPKSGEAFVLMTDHGQGLLIEDGWQPGASLTATEIDGRTLYVKMDRITSGFRMRYRGADITAKVVMPHVADLMRIMPKKAPPDMSRFLLCPMPGQILRMDVAEGDVVEEGQSLAIVEAMKMENVLRAERRARVARINAGAGDILTVDAVIMEFEAV comes from the coding sequence ATGTTTTCCAAAATCCTCATAGCCAATCGCGGGGAGATTGCCTGCCGGATCATCAAGACGGCACGCAGGATGGGCGTTCAGACGGTGGCGATCTATTCCGATGCCGATCGCGACGCTCTGCATGTGAAGATGGCCGATGAAGCCGTTCACGTCGGGGCGGCGCCGGCAGGAGCAAGTTATCTCAACATCGACAGGATCATTGCCGCCTGCAAGCAGACCGGCGCGGTGGCCGTCCATCCGGGGTATGGGTTCCTTTCGGAAAACCCAGAATTTGCAGAACGCCTGCGGCAGGAGGGGATTTATTTCATCGGCCCCCCGGTCAAGGCGATCGAGGCGATGGGCGACAAGATCACGTCCAAAAAGATCGCGGCGAAGGCCGGCGTATCCACCGTGCCGGGCCATATGGGGCTGATCGAGAACGCCAAGGAGGCGGCGGCGATCGCCGGAAAGATCGGCTACCCGGTAATGATCAAGGCCTCAGCCGGCGGTGGCGGGAAGGGTATGCGGATCGTGAAGTCCGAAGCCGAAGTGGCCGAGGGGTTCGAGCGGGCCAAATCGGAAGCGGCGTCATCGTTCGGCGACGACCGGGTGTTTATCGAGAAATATATCGAACAGCCCCGGCATATCGAAATACAGGTTCTCGCTGATGCCTTGGGAAACTGCATCCACCTGGGCGAGCGGGAATGCTCGATCCAACGGCGCAACCAAAAGGTCATAGAGGAAGCTCCTTCACCCTTTCTCGATGCCCCGACGCGCGCCAAAATGGGCGAGCAGGCGGTGGCGCTGGCAAAGGCTGTCAACTACGTCAGCGCCGGCACCGTCGAGTTCATCGTCGACAAGGACCGCAACTTCTACTTCCTCGAGATGAATACGCGGCTGCAGGTCGAACATCCGGTGACCGAGCTGATAACGGGGCTCGATCTTGTCGAAGAGATGCTCCGGATCGCCGATGGTCAGAAGCTGCGCTGGACCCAGGAGCAGATACGGTTCAACGGTTGGGCAGTCGAAGCGCGGATTTATGCGGAAGACCCCTATCGCAATTTCCTCCCTTCCACAGGGAGGCTTAAGCGCTACCGGCCACCTACCGAGGAAGCCTCGGCCCAACTCGTCGTGCGCAACGATACCGGCGTCGAGGAGGGGGGCGAAATCAGTCCTTACTACGACCCGATGATCGCCAAGCTCGTTACCTGGGCGCCTTCTCGAACCGAAGCGATCGATGGGTTGGCAGTGGCGCTCGATCAATCGGAGATCGAGGGGGTGGGCAACAATATACCGTTTCTTGCGGCGGTGACGCAGCAGGACAGGTTCCGTAAGGGAAGGCTTTCGACGAGTTATATCGCCGAGGAATTTCCAGCGGGTTTTTCGGGCGTCGAACTCGATCACGACACGCTTCAGACCTTGGCTGCGCTGGCCTGCCGTGCCGCTTTCCAGCTCGAAACGCGCGGATTTATCGAGCCGACACCACTGACGCGCGAGCATGTGATCGCTGAGCGTAGTGTCATCATTGGTGACCGGCGGTGGGACTTTTCCATCCCGAAGTCCGGAGAGGCGTTCGTGCTGATGACCGATCACGGACAGGGGTTGCTGATCGAGGATGGCTGGCAGCCAGGCGCGAGCCTGACCGCAACCGAAATCGACGGGCGTACGCTATACGTCAAGATGGACCGGATTACCTCGGGCTTTCGGATGCGCTATCGTGGAGCCGATATCACCGCCAAGGTGGTCATGCCACATGTTGCCGATCTCATGCGGATCATGCCGAAGAAGGCGCCTCCCGATATGAGCCGCTTTTTGTTGTGCCCCATGCCGGGGCAGATCCTGCGGATGGATGTCGCTGAGGGCGATGTGGTCGAGGAGGGGCAAAGCCTGGCTATTGTCGAAGCCATGAAGATGGAAAACGTCCTCAGGGCCGAGCGACGGGCACGCGTTGCCAGGATCAACGCCGGGGCGGGCGACATCCTGACAGTCGATGCCGTGATCATGGAGTTCGAGGCGGTGTGA
- a CDS encoding acyl-CoA carboxylase subunit beta, whose amino-acid sequence MQDVIDALEKRREDARLGGGSRRIEAQHGKGKLTARERLAVLLDPGSFEEYDMFVTHRARDFGMDEQIVPGDGVVTGWGTINGRLAYVFSQDFTVFGGSLSETHAQKICKIMDLAVQNGAPIIGLNDSGGARIQEGVTSLGGYAEVFWRNVQASGAVPQISVIMGPCAGGAVYSPAMTDFIYMVKDTSYMFVTGPDVVKTVTNESVTHEELGGALTHTKISSVADAAFENDIETLLEVRRLFDFLPLSARERAPRVATNDQIDRREDSLDTLIPANANTPYDMREVIEKVADESDFLELQREHAGNILIGFIRLNGQTVGVVANQPMVLAGCLDINASKKAARFIRFCDSFEIPVLTFVDVPGFLPGVAQEYGGIIKHGAKLLFAYAEATVPKVTVITRKAYGGAYDVMASKHIRADVNYAWPSAEIAVMGAKGATEILYRSELGDADKIAARTKEYEDRFANPFVAAERGFIDDVIMPHNTRRRVARALEALRHKKAQGPVKKHGNIPL is encoded by the coding sequence ATGCAGGATGTCATCGATGCGCTCGAGAAAAGGCGCGAGGACGCGCGCCTAGGCGGAGGCTCCAGGCGCATAGAGGCGCAGCATGGCAAGGGTAAACTGACGGCGCGCGAACGGCTGGCCGTTCTGCTCGATCCGGGAAGTTTTGAAGAATACGACATGTTCGTCACCCACCGTGCGCGCGATTTCGGCATGGACGAGCAGATCGTACCGGGGGATGGGGTGGTAACCGGTTGGGGTACGATCAACGGGCGGTTGGCTTACGTCTTCTCGCAAGACTTTACGGTATTCGGCGGCTCGCTGAGCGAAACGCACGCCCAGAAAATCTGCAAGATCATGGATCTGGCGGTTCAAAACGGGGCGCCCATCATCGGGCTGAACGATTCCGGCGGGGCGCGGATTCAGGAGGGCGTGACCTCGCTGGGCGGCTATGCGGAAGTCTTCTGGCGTAACGTGCAGGCCTCGGGTGCGGTGCCACAGATTTCGGTGATCATGGGGCCGTGCGCGGGTGGTGCCGTTTATTCGCCGGCCATGACCGATTTCATCTACATGGTCAAGGACACCAGCTACATGTTCGTGACCGGGCCGGACGTGGTCAAGACGGTGACCAATGAGAGCGTGACCCATGAAGAACTGGGCGGAGCTTTGACGCACACCAAGATTTCGTCGGTGGCTGACGCAGCGTTCGAAAACGACATCGAAACACTGCTCGAGGTTCGCCGGCTTTTCGATTTCCTGCCGCTTTCCGCTCGGGAACGCGCTCCGCGCGTTGCCACCAACGATCAGATCGACCGGCGCGAGGACAGCCTCGATACGCTGATCCCGGCCAATGCCAATACCCCCTACGACATGCGGGAGGTGATCGAAAAGGTCGCAGATGAGAGCGATTTTCTCGAACTGCAGCGGGAGCATGCGGGCAATATCCTGATCGGTTTCATCCGGCTCAACGGGCAGACGGTAGGCGTTGTTGCCAATCAGCCCATGGTGCTGGCCGGATGTCTGGACATCAACGCCTCGAAAAAGGCGGCGCGGTTCATCCGGTTCTGCGACAGCTTTGAAATTCCTGTCCTCACTTTCGTCGACGTTCCGGGCTTTCTGCCCGGCGTGGCTCAGGAATACGGAGGTATCATCAAGCATGGGGCCAAACTGCTGTTCGCCTATGCAGAAGCCACTGTACCCAAGGTGACGGTGATCACACGCAAGGCCTATGGCGGGGCCTATGACGTGATGGCTTCAAAGCACATCCGCGCGGATGTGAACTATGCCTGGCCGAGTGCCGAAATTGCCGTTATGGGCGCGAAAGGCGCAACCGAGATTCTCTATCGCTCCGAATTGGGCGATGCCGACAAGATTGCGGCGCGGACCAAGGAATATGAGGACCGGTTTGCCAACCCGTTCGTGGCGGCGGAGCGGGGGTTCATCGACGACGTGATCATGCCGCACAACACCCGTCGGCGGGTGGCGAGGGCACTCGAGGCGCTGCGGCACAAGAAGGCGCAGGGACCGGTTAAAAAGCACGGGAACATTCCGTTGTGA